From Oryzias melastigma strain HK-1 linkage group LG17, ASM292280v2, whole genome shotgun sequence:
TGTGCCCCTCTCTGACCCCTCAGACGGCAGCAGGAAGGGAGGGGCGCTGCCCTCCAGAgttattgattacatcaaacttttgatttattttatttatgatttttaattattactctttttattactttttttacatgaaatgagtgatctgtcaaactgtttaacaaaaaataaataataaataataattgtgattttgcgttccctccagcagatggcgacctaggcggccgcctaggtcaCTTATACCCAGGGCCAGCCTTGAAACCGATAATAATATCCATGTCACGgtaaaatccaatttttttcctagtgaaaaaataattagttataTTAATTCACAATTACCGCATTTGGCTATATGTCATCACAATAAAATCTTTGAGAATGAGATACTTAAAGAGATAAACAAAAGTGTTCGCTTGTAGATGATTCAGCCCATGAAGCTcctcacttcctcgtctgagctggcatctggcacAAAACGATAAGGCTGGACATTTCCGAtatttgtttgacattttttgaaggtttacactagcgagacacagCTAGCATCATAAGAAAAAGGGGATCAAAGACGGGGCTACTTAGCTTAGCAACAAAGGCCACGCCCAtgtagaggagattttggaaatctACTCACTCTATAGTGCACTacatagtgcgttcgccattttctaaaATCAAGTGCGCTAGAAATTTCCAAGAAGTCTTtgtaaaaagctagcatgtatcgACGTTCTCTGCATTAGCagatatagaccataatgcattgcggtcaaacatttgttgtgataaaaatgtgtttaaatgtaatttcttaatTAACcatacacattttcatcatctaaACActgtggagtcataaatagacgtcaTTAAATATTCTTGTTGATTAGGTTTTCCAATCAGgaaatatctgtttaaaaaaaaaggaaaatagtgAGCATTGTTGCAttattgtcataaaataaaccttaagactataaaagatttttccacaagtgtttttttttattattccttaaAAAGCAAAGAACATTTTGGCTGCATATTGATTTTCCAGTGCATGAGAAGAGACTCTGATTTATTGTTGAGGGCGTATCTCAGTGACAAGCAGGAGGGATTTGAGCTCTTAATGTGATCAAGCGTGTATGAAAAGAAGGAACCAGGAATTGTTTTgataatagtaacaataaaacaaaaaaactgtgataAATTGTCAACCGGTCtgctgaaacatttaaaaaaaaaaaaagaaaaaagccaaaaataccAATATTTTTTGCTACATTTACTTAAGATGGATTGCTGAAGAGCCACAAACGAAATGATGCATGAATGAAGCATGGATGCTTTCACTGAATCAGGATGACTTTACTCAAATCAGCTCCAATTCATGCATCTTAATGCAGTTTTTGATCACTTCATTTGTAACTGcagcacatttttattgttcttcaaTGCAATTACAGTAGTCATTGATTAGATTGTGTGATATAAGCCCTCTGTCCACCAGATAGTTAGGATTTCTGAGGCATTAGTGTAGCAGAGACAGCCATTTAGTGAGCCTCTGATGCATGCATCTGTTTTAGCAGCGCAGCGCCTCTCTCTGGTGGCAGCATTACAGACAACGTTCAcacaatgttttctttaatagGGATTATAAAAGCCAAAGAGGCATGTTACAATtgttagggttttttttagtgttttacctccacaaaaaaggcagttttacaaaacaaatggtgttaatttccttttttttctggcaatTCACTCTAATTCTCTTTTTCAGATGTACATCAAAGCTGCTCCGCCTCATTCCATTTCTGCTGATATAAATATGGATTCCCACccagtgttgtttttaaataatgctCCTTTCAATGCATTTTAGACTTCACTGCAAGGGCTGAAGTGAAGATGAGCATCCTGACAGCATGGTCCTCTTTGCCTGCCAGACTGAACCAATACAGCTGCTCTGCTTTCCCTCTGCACCTCCTTGTTCACGAGAGCAGAAAGTGTGAGGCTGGAGGAGTCGTGATGCCCATCTCAATGAGATATGGAGAGGGGGGGCGAACAAAGAGGGAGATGGTGCACAGCAGAGAGACTTTGCAACTTGTAGCTACACAGAAATCTTGTCATGACAGGATTTGAAGGGCAACAAGGCTGCACTAAGGTTTGCATGCTAGAGACGGTATACCGGCTCTGTCAGGGTGATGCATGAAGCCAGTCAGACTGGAATTCTGACTACTGCAGAGGCTGTTCAAGCCAGTTTAGTAGCTAACATGTACCATCACTGATGCCTGTTGGTGCAATTatgcatcaaaaaataaattcaggaaTCAAAAGGGTTAACCCTATATAACCATTAGTGTATTTAAACTTTCCTTAAACACTCAGTAGCTGGGTTTCTATTGGCTATGAAACTGTGCAAATTGAATTTATAATAGGcttgggaatcgattaaaaaattaatcgcaaactggaaacatttaatcgcgattaatcgctataattttatttttttatgtctcagTATTTCCCGAAcatttattatctgtgaataatcacaatatgaaatcacacacgaatatctacatttaaaaaaatttaattactgctgtcaatcgattacaaaaaaatttgattaatcacacttttgcgttgggattaatcacaatgttttaccaggtaaaatgtatttgtataatATGGCTCCGGAGCAcagatcaaatagtccactttttgtgaaaaagtgatctaagccacaaaaatagcaagaataaagtactaaaaactgattgaatatttatcttTTGTATGTGACcgtggtataagtgggataatacgACGAAATGTTTTAATGCACCCCATGGAAGCTTGAACTGCTGAGTTAAAGTGAAAGACTGTttcttcaattaatttgatacatattaacgcattaatgcacatgattaataaaataaattaatgcatTAAAGTTCACAGTGataatttatacatttgaaacaattgaaaaaaaataaactagcgtttatcaaaaaacgtttttgcactttgagctttttttttggtgcatcGAAATGAACATATATTTGCAAAACTtaaatggaaacacttttttcaatataaatgagtcacgtgaccaacacTGAATACCACACTTAGCAGTGGCGAGCACCACAAGAGGTACCACAACATCACGCAGCGTGCCagagacgccgacgtctcctttgatgaagaaaatttaattgtatttgctgtaaatcaaagttttgctCTCATACGTTGTAAATGAACTCCAGATTCagcccattttttttattgtataacgCTATTGTGGCTTTTACTTTAAAGGGATACAGAGACGCGCTAAACAGGAAGTTGTCATTCAAGCTAACGTGAAGGCTATGCGCCTCGTTTgctaaaacagttaaaaacaaaattgaagttataaaaaaatcaaagtttagcAAAATTCATAGCACCTGGTTGATGAAGAACCAAGGTttgtaataatttgttttagtcAGTTTTTAGTTCTGCGTTTTCACAAATTTGCACTGTtagcacacattttattttgtgcagtAAGTGGCACTGATGTTGAGGTAATGCTGCCTGAAATGTTCGGTAATggaatttaatttacatttatgcagaaataaacattacaaAATGTTTAGAAGCAGTATCACTATTGGATTATCATCAAAAGGTAAAATTGTCAAATAAATGGTGTAAAGTTTTGGAGGTTAGAAAGTAACACGAGtacatttttaagtcttttttgctttcatttgtaCCAAAAAGACAATTCATAAAGAAATGTCATGAATATGCTCCTGCTAGGTTCTGATCAGTCGAAAATGAGCCCAGATGGCTCTTCTCTTAAGGTTGCTGGCCCCTACGAGATAGGAGGGATTttcctcatttcaaaatgaaatctcTAGGTGGCCTTTAGTAGGAAAagctttgtaattttttttcaaacttacaCTTTAGAAAGCTTTTTTGCTCAGTTAGACCTACACCACGTTAGTGTGGATACAGTTGGAGGTTTTACTTTTGATCATTTCAAAGTTTGAAATTTAAACAAAGttctgtaaaattttaaaacgtgggctttacagggttaattTGAATCCTGCAAAAGGCTGTTTGGCAAGTGTAAAAACTGTTCAGCCGCATTTTATTCCATTGTTAACTCTAACAGCAGTCTTTGAAGAGGGGGACCAAACAAAATTAACTAGTTCAAATACCATATTGTCTTGCAGACACCGTCACATCACTTCAGTTACAAATAAGCCTTCACTGGTCCCAACAGTTGGGTTGGCagagattttttcttttgaaaattccCTTCCTGACAATGTTGCATTTTATCTGGACTGGCACCAGAAAGCCCAGGACTCCACATAGTTAGCCATTAGCACCaagggtcttgcccaaggaGCCCACAAACTGGTTTCTCCATACATCCTAGAACTGACTCATCCAGCCTCACAAAAAGGTATCACACCAATTGAAAACAATGAGTTTTGCACATGAGCTTTGACAAGCTTTATTAAAACAGATGGCCAAACgaaactttaacttttcaagtGAGATGCAGGACTCTTAATCAGGATCACTTCACCGCTGGAGACCAGAGCCTTCTGACTTGAAGGAATCTTTACTGCAGCTCTTCCTGCAAGAGTACagaagttttaaagatttgatgGATGGATTACCGAGACATTTAGGCCCAAAGACCTCTGGTCTTCAACTGAGAATTTATAGTGGTGATACTCACGCTGACGATGACAGCGTTGCTCACAGGAGTCTGTGCTGCTCGGGTAGCACACAGCTGTTGCACAGTGGATGTAAACCTGCATAGAGAGATGTCAAGTTGACCTTTGAAGCAACTCTAAAGTTATGAACTGTATTGTAAGCATACCGTCTCCTGGGGAGCATATGTTTCTGGAACCACAAATGTAAACATCTTGCTGATGAACCGTTTGTAATGAGTGGGGTACTCAAGGCCAGAAGAGCCATCCACTGGAACCAGTACGGTGGAGTATCTGTCATCCTGGTAGGGGCATCTGCAGCAAAGAAAAGGGTTAATACTTAAGAAAAGCAGTTCTACCTAAGAGCGAACCAGTGTCATACCCATTAACAAGGAGGTCCCACTGTGGAAGACTTTGAGGATTTGGGGTTGCAGTGGCCCAACAGTGCTCAAGGTTTAAGATGATGTTGGGGTCGGACCGTCCAAGCACCCTGACCTCAACATAAACGGGTTGCCTCAACACCTTGGTGATTGGGTATTCAGATGGGTTGTAGAAGGAGTTGAATGCTTCCTCTTCTGCAATAAGAATATACAAAACCAGCTGACATAAAGCAACCAGAGTGTGATTCAATACCAGGCCAAGCTCCAGTACTTTCCTTCTACACAACCCTTTGCGAAACATTGTCCATTTGCCAGTCTGAGCTCCACTCTTAGGGGTCCCAGAGCTGCAACTGGTTGGGGAGCAGGAACAGGGTTCACCTCCATGATGAGAGCTTCCACAGCTGAGCCAGAGTACTTGCACATGAACAGCAGCCTGTTGGGGAAAGCGTTGGACATTCAACGACATTGGTTTAAGATTGTCTCATGGGATCATTGGTCCGTAAAACTCTGGTTTCTGGGTAGGCAACACTGTTAACTGGGTTCTCTAGTTAAGCTCAAGAGATCAATAATCTATTCATAATATAagcaatttagcacataaaactgAAGTCTACTAGTTTGATGCACCAACGACTAATGGAATTTCGTATAGGATGGCCAATGCTCGGTTGACCTAAGCatactaaattaacatctttgaAACTcataaggaaatattttttaaagtatcaaTTTGTGGTCTAACCATTTCTTGATCACTTTCCTTCTTCTGGAAGAAGGTGTAATGgtatagtgtgatcgccacctagtggccaaactgagatGTCCTCCAGGAGATGCAGAACAACGTTTATGATCTTAACATTTTTGGTAGGGCTTCTCATTGAGAAACCATGCACTGTATGCTATAAAGAATATAATTTCCCAAAACATAGATTACTattgcatttctaaacaaatgtgtatgcataaactcaaaactaaaaatattctgGAAAGAAATACCCAACCCTACTTTGAACTACCATTTGTAGGTCCTGATCAGGC
This genomic window contains:
- the LOC112147099 gene encoding zona pellucida sperm-binding protein 4, yielding MGLFKWLFGVVLLACGASAQNHWTPQKHQPPFPHQAQPPVTAFDKCDVEEGDKIECGTSDITAEQCVEINCCFDGWKCHYGKGVTVQCTRDGQFVVVVAKDTTVPPIDVNSISLLESDGDFCGPVDSTSAFAIFQFPVTACGTTLKDDENYVVYENHMSSSYEVGVGPRGSITRDSHFELLFMCKYSGSAVEALIMEVNPVPAPQPVAALGPLRVELRLANGQCFAKGCVEEEEAFNSFYNPSEYPITKVLRQPVYVEVRVLGRSDPNIILNLEHCWATATPNPQSLPQWDLLVNGCPYQDDRYSTVLVPVDGSSGLEYPTHYKRFISKMFTFVVPETYAPQETVYIHCATAVCYPSSTDSCEQRCHRQRRAAVKIPSSQKALVSSGEVILIKSPASHLKS